ATGTCCATGTAACCCTCTAGGTTAGTTAAGGTCTTAGGGACCATGTGcattataaaattaattaatgGTATTTATTTCGGTTGTTATTAAGAAATGAGATGTTTAGCTTAATTTTCAAATATATATACTTGTATTTATTTCAGTTCTTTTTAAGAAATGAgatgtttagtttagtttagtttattttCAACCATATTTACTTGTCTGTTTTTCCGAAGCCGCATAATATTAATGACGAAATAAAAAAGAGGAAGACTCCCAAGCGCTGCTTTAGTAAGATGCCCAATCGATAATCTATTGGCTTTCCATGAAGAAAGTCGTTTTGTGCACAAATCAATATCATCAAACACCCCATTTATCGTACTTTTTTTAAACTCTTCACAACCAGAAGACCAAGGCACTTGAGAGTTGAGAGTAAGGTGGTCATGGCCTCTATGAGTGAAGTTAGCCAATTGCCAAATGAGTCACTTCCTCATGATGCACTCCATACAATAAGTTCTACTTTTTGCCCTAAAGATGATTTGAATCAAAACCTTAGGCATTAGAATTGTTTTGTTTAGATCTAAATGCTTCATATCCTAGGTATTGTTTTATCATTAATCAAACTACTTGAGGTAAGCCCGCGCTTCACGGCGGGCAATGGTTTTTCCATGGGTTTTGTTTGTTAGAAAATAATACAAAACAAAACGGTGCAAGTTAGCAAAGCCTTCAAGGCTTATATTAGCAAGGACCAAAGGCTCACATTGGCATTTAAACAATATTAGAGTTATCTGctgtaatataataataatataatactaATACTCTTTAAAATTTAAAAGATTGAAGTAGTATGTTCATATTATGAATTTAGTTTTACTTTTGAGAAAATACGAATTTAGCTTCAAATTTTGTAAGCTTGTAACATGTTTCACGTTTGACCCATGGTGAATgtccttttaattttaatgtccaTAATTTTAAGATGTCTAATGATTCTGTGTCCTTCATAACTGTTGAAGAGTCGCGCATCTCATTAATATTGAAGTCAAACATAGCTATAGAAGCATAGCAAGCATTAGAACTATTGAATTTTCCTAAAACCAGACCTTGGCTGTATTCATTCATTAAGCTTTTATTAGACAAACAATCGGTTTGTGAACATATAATCGGACGAAATTTTGATCTCATGCTTGTATGTTAAGGAAACGAATTTGTTCTACTTCGTTCATTAACTTTATAGGCGAACATCAACAAATACAAACAAACGTAAGCGAACACAAATGAAAGTTCATAAACGTAAAAGAATAAACCAAACATAAACAACCACCTTATCGTACGTTTACAAACACAATTAAACTAACGTGACCTCTGCTTATAtccgttcatttattaaacgaacaaaTATAAACAAACTTCCCACCAAACGATTTAGAAACGGTTCATTGAACGTTCGACTCCATTACCGCCGTAGGTTTTCATACTATTTCTAGTCCACATCTCAAAGATGAGGGGCTTAATAGCAATTAGCCCTTTCTCTAGCCCATCATCTTACTATAAATTAAACTAGGGTTTCACTTCTAGTCTTCGACTCATCCGACTGCTGAACTTTCAAACCAACACCAACCGAATATCTCGATAATCAGGTATAATCCATGACTTATGGATCTTAATTTCTATTTAATCGGTTAATTGATTATAAATCTGGTGAAACATACGATTTAAAACGATTGTAATTGTTCATAGTTACTTTTTTTTCGCTAGACTTGATAGATCTGTATGTGCATCATGATTTTCAGTTCAGTTAGTGTGTATTTCGTTTTGATGTTGATTAGCGTTTCGAGAAATAGTAGCATAAATCGATATGAAGTTGCAATTTCAAGTAATTTTTGTCTCAATTATGTATCCTGATTATACAGTTTGGATAATATCGGTATGTGTTAAGTTCTGAGCTCATTTAGGTTTTAAATTTAATAGGTTTATGGCGGATGAGAGTATTAGGCTGTAGAAATCTGAGTTTATGTCTTTAATCAAACATAGCAGTATAACAAATGTGTTAAGAGAGGACTACGGGTGTAAACAAGcaagctactcgagatcggctaaCAAAAGCTTGAAATgagagccgagcttgagcttgagcttgagcttgagctCGAGCCCAAGCCTGAGCCTGAGCTTCACTTATCAAGCTAGCTCGCTAGCCGAAACAAGCcctattatttatataatttttgtataatatattatatataaagttATGATAAAAATACTAATGCACACTCTTAtgttatatataaatatttataattaATATAGCTTAATTGATAAATAATAGACGAGCAAAGCCTGAATTTGAAATCTACTCACGAGCAGAGCTCGAACTCTCATAAGTCAAATGAGCTCGAGCCTAGTCGAGTTCAGGCTTGGCTTGGTTCGTTTACACCCCTAGAGAGGACTGATTGTTGTTTTAGAGTTGAACTTCTGAGCTGCGATTTGACTTTGAACAATGAATATATCGATTTTACTGATTGGAATTTATTATCTAGAAATGGCGCCTACATTCTATGTTGGTTCTGAAGCTGGTCTAAAGAAGCTCGATGAGTACCTTTTGTCCCGTAGTTACATCACCGGGTGAGTTCACAAATGCAGAGTATTAAGTTTATCGTGGTTTATAATTTGTTTAGGATGCAGAGTAGTTATAGATGTTAGTTTTTCAGGTACCAAGCTTCAAAGGATGACCTCACTGTTCATTCTGCTTTCACAAAACCTCCATCACCACAATATGTGAATGTATCTCGTTGGTTCAACCACATCGAGGCACTTCTAAGAATCTCGTAAGCTTTTTAATCTTGGGTTGTTAGTTTCTATAACATATTATTTTAGAAATTTTAAGTCTATAAAGCTATAACTAGTATGAGTAAGCGAGTTAGATTATACTCATTTTTGAATTGAATTTCTTGCAGAGGTGTCTCTGCTGAAGGAAGCGGTGTTACTGTAGAAGGATCTGCTACATTCGCGGAAGAGGCTATTGCAACTCCTCCGGTTGCTGAGACCAAGGTAAAACGAGTTTACTTTTTTAAATAGTTTATGTGAGTTGCTGTTTGATTTACCTTTTTTGCACTTGCTAAAATGTGATTTCATGCATGTTGTTCAGGCTGCAGCTGACGAGGATGATGATAGTGATGTGGATCTTTTTGGTGAAGAGACCGAAGAGGAAAAGAAGGCTGCTGAAGATCGTGCAGCTGCAGTGAAAGCATCTGGAAAAAAGAAAGAATGTGGGTTTATGCTCATTTTGTTTTACGTTCTTGAATTTCACTGTTACTCACATTGGATATATTTTTATTTGCTTTTTTTTGTGCTTGTGGTTACATTATCAGCTGGCAAGTCTTCAGTTTTGATGGATATTAAGCCTTGGGATGATGAGACCGATATGCAAAAGCTTGAGGAGGCTGTTAGAAGTGTGCACATGGAAGGCTTGTTGTGGGGCGCATGTACGTTTGTCTTTTTTTTAATCAAGTAATATGATGCACACTTACATGCAATGTTTTGgatcatattttgaatttttaattctATGATTGCAGCAAAATTGGTGCCAGTAGGGTATGGTATCAAGAAGCTACAGATCATGTTGACTATTGTCGATGACTTGGTGTCTGTTGACACGCTTATTGAAGAACGCCTTACCGTGGAACCAATTAACGAGTATGTCCAGAGTTGTGATATTGTTGCCTTCAACAAGATCTGTAAGTTTTTTTTTAGTTCCCTTCTTATTTCTTTATAAGTGCTGTTATTGATTTCGTACCGTGTTTTAGTCACTGATAACTGCTTTTGTGATTGCAGAGTTTATCAACATCTGTACTACGACGCAGTTTCTGTGGTTTTATGGTCTTGTTTCAATCATTGCTGTGTTGATGTTCAGTTAGCGACTGATTTTATGTCCGATTATGTATGTTCGGATTTTTAAGTGGTTTTGGTAATTGGCATGAATCATTTCGtcagaaaaaaaaactaattccAGTGACAACTTGTTACCTTGCTTTGATCGGACAAGGAGGTCAACCAATTTAGTTAAAACAGATGCATTTAGTTCTCCTTGTACTTGGCTTGCGATCGAACCCACACCCAAAACAAGGCTGACTTTGGCTTTGTTTCTATTGAATTCGACAGCGCACAGGAGAGGGGAAGGGGTGGCCGTTAGGGTTGGGTTGGTGGGTTGAAGGATTTTGAGTTGGTGGATTGAGAAGGTTAACCATGACTCGACCCATATATTTATTCTTGTGGTGCCGGACATACAACCATGTCGTGTTCGTGTCAAGTTTCGTGTCAACAGGTTTAATGTGTCGTGTTTACCCAATGACTTGGTAAACAATTTAAGCAGCCAATAAATAACATAAGCTCAGATAAACATTTTTACAATAAGGGTCTTCTTAATTgttttgtttcattttcttttattCCTAATCAACAAACTTGATTGTTATAATAAGTTCTAGATAATAGGAGCCGAACGAAGATGATCGGAGAATCAGCAGTGAGAGCTGATAAAATAAAATTGTTGGAAGTGAAGAGCCTTTTAAAATTTCAAAATGGAAAATCAATTTCACTTTTAGAAACTGATACTTAGAGAAGATTGCTTATGATATCTAGATCAAGTG
This is a stretch of genomic DNA from Helianthus annuus cultivar XRQ/B chromosome 16, HanXRQr2.0-SUNRISE, whole genome shotgun sequence. It encodes these proteins:
- the LOC110915257 gene encoding elongation factor 1-delta: MAPTFYVGSEAGLKKLDEYLLSRSYITGYQASKDDLTVHSAFTKPPSPQYVNVSRWFNHIEALLRISGVSAEGSGVTVEGSATFAEEAIATPPVAETKAAADEDDDSDVDLFGEETEEEKKAAEDRAAAVKASGKKKESGKSSVLMDIKPWDDETDMQKLEEAVRSVHMEGLLWGASKLVPVGYGIKKLQIMLTIVDDLVSVDTLIEERLTVEPINEYVQSCDIVAFNKI